One Synechococcus sp. JA-2-3B'a(2-13) genomic window carries:
- the lipA gene encoding lipoyl synthase codes for MTVVSSGSKPSWLRAKAPQRVGSVKQLLRDLGLNTVCEEASCPNLGECFANGTATFLIMGPACTRACPYCDIDFTKRPLPLDATEPRRVAEAVERLGLRHAVITSVNRDDLPDGGASQFVACIAEIRRRMPQTTIEVLIPDLCGNWQALQQILAARPTVLNHNTETVPRLYRRVRPQGNYERSLKLLELARQWDPGLYTKSGVMLGLGETAEEILQVMRDLRRAGCDILTLGQYLAPSPKHLPVERYVPPEEFDHWRRVGEELGFLQVVSSPLTRSSYHAEAVQELMQRFPRRSS; via the coding sequence TTGACCGTTGTTTCTTCTGGTAGCAAACCCTCCTGGCTGCGGGCCAAGGCCCCTCAACGGGTGGGATCCGTCAAACAACTGCTGCGGGACTTGGGCCTGAACACGGTTTGCGAAGAGGCTTCCTGTCCCAACCTGGGGGAGTGTTTTGCCAACGGCACCGCCACCTTTTTGATCATGGGCCCGGCCTGTACCCGCGCCTGCCCCTACTGCGATATCGACTTCACCAAACGCCCTCTGCCCCTGGATGCCACTGAACCCCGGCGGGTGGCAGAAGCAGTGGAACGCTTGGGATTGCGCCATGCGGTGATTACGTCGGTGAATCGGGACGACCTGCCCGATGGGGGAGCCAGCCAGTTTGTGGCCTGCATTGCGGAAATCCGCCGCCGCATGCCCCAGACCACCATCGAGGTCTTGATCCCAGACCTATGTGGTAACTGGCAGGCGCTGCAGCAGATCTTGGCCGCCCGACCGACGGTGCTCAACCACAATACCGAAACGGTGCCCCGCCTCTATCGCCGTGTACGCCCGCAGGGGAATTACGAGCGCTCCCTCAAACTGTTGGAGTTGGCACGGCAATGGGATCCTGGCCTGTACACCAAGTCGGGGGTGATGTTGGGCCTGGGAGAAACTGCCGAGGAGATCTTGCAGGTGATGCGGGATCTGCGCCGGGCAGGGTGTGACATCCTCACGCTCGGCCAATACCTGGCGCCCAGCCCCAAACACCTGCCGGTGGAGCGCTACGTTCCCCCCGAAGAGTTCGACCATTGGCGACGGGTGGGAGAGGAACTGGGCTTTTTGCAGGTGGTGTCTTCGCCCCTAACCCGCAGCTCCTACCATGCCGAGGCTGTGCAAGAGTTGATGCAGCGCTTTCCCAGGAGGAGCTCCTGA
- the tkt gene encoding transketolase produces MVVAAPPSLEQLAINTIRFLAVDAVQKANSGHPGLPMGAAPMAYVLWQQFMKFNPRNPKWVDRDRFVLSAGHGCMLQYALLHLTGFDVSLEDIKQFRQWGSKTPGHPENFETPGVEVTTGPLGQGVGNAVGLAIAEAHLAARFNKPGHTIVDHYTYVILGDGCNMEGVASEAASLAGHLQLGKLIMLYDSNHISIDGRTEIAFTEDVGKRYEAYGWHVQKVDDGNHDLKGIAEAIQRAKEVTNKPSLIIVETTIGYGSPNKAGSESVHGAPLGPEEVKLTKQNLGWPLEPEFYIPDEVLAHFRQAIEKGAKAEAEWNERFAAYEKAYPEEAAEFKRIMAGELPVGWKEALAPIAETGRESTRNLSKFCLNALAKAVPELLGGSADLAHSNMTYLKGIPEFQAGSYEGRNFRFGVREHGMGAIANGMALHGGLIPYDATFLIFTDYMRPAIRLSALSQVRVLHVMTHDSVALGEDGPTHQPVETLASLRAIPNLYVLRPADARETVGSYQVALEAKTTPSVLVFTRQAVNPVEGTSVEGVAKGAYVVVDAPNPELILIATGSELELAVKAAAQLKQEGRAVRVVSMPCMELFEAQPQSYRDSVLPPNVTKRVSVEAGCTFGWHKYLGFEGVAIGIDRFGASAPGPVCMEKFGFTVENVVNTARRLLG; encoded by the coding sequence ATGGTTGTTGCTGCTCCTCCCTCTCTGGAACAACTTGCCATCAATACGATTCGCTTTTTGGCGGTGGATGCTGTTCAGAAGGCCAACTCCGGCCACCCTGGCCTGCCGATGGGAGCAGCACCCATGGCCTATGTGTTGTGGCAGCAGTTCATGAAGTTCAACCCCCGCAACCCCAAGTGGGTGGATCGGGATCGCTTTGTGCTCTCGGCGGGGCATGGCTGCATGCTGCAGTACGCGCTGCTGCACCTAACCGGCTTCGATGTAAGCCTGGAGGACATTAAGCAGTTCCGCCAGTGGGGCTCCAAAACCCCCGGCCACCCGGAAAACTTTGAAACTCCGGGGGTGGAGGTGACCACCGGCCCGCTGGGGCAAGGGGTGGGCAATGCGGTAGGGTTGGCCATTGCCGAGGCCCATCTGGCCGCCCGCTTCAACAAGCCCGGCCACACCATTGTGGATCACTACACTTACGTGATCTTGGGCGATGGCTGCAACATGGAAGGGGTGGCTTCTGAAGCAGCTTCTCTGGCCGGCCACCTGCAACTGGGCAAGCTGATCATGCTTTACGACAGCAACCACATCTCCATCGACGGCAGAACGGAAATCGCCTTTACGGAAGATGTGGGCAAACGCTATGAAGCCTACGGCTGGCACGTGCAAAAGGTAGACGACGGCAACCACGACCTGAAGGGGATCGCCGAGGCCATCCAGAGAGCCAAGGAAGTCACCAACAAGCCGTCCTTGATTATTGTCGAGACCACCATCGGCTACGGATCCCCCAACAAGGCCGGCAGCGAGAGCGTCCATGGGGCACCCCTGGGGCCGGAAGAGGTGAAGCTCACCAAACAAAACCTGGGCTGGCCGCTGGAGCCGGAGTTTTACATTCCCGACGAGGTGCTGGCCCACTTCCGCCAGGCCATCGAAAAAGGGGCCAAGGCCGAGGCCGAGTGGAACGAGCGCTTCGCCGCCTACGAGAAGGCTTACCCCGAAGAGGCCGCCGAGTTCAAGCGCATCATGGCCGGGGAGCTGCCGGTGGGCTGGAAAGAAGCGCTGGCCCCCATTGCCGAAACCGGCAGAGAATCCACCCGCAACCTCTCCAAGTTTTGTCTGAATGCCTTGGCCAAAGCGGTGCCGGAACTGCTGGGGGGATCCGCAGATCTCGCCCACTCCAACATGACTTATCTAAAGGGGATCCCAGAGTTTCAGGCCGGCTCTTACGAGGGGCGTAACTTCCGCTTTGGGGTGCGGGAACACGGCATGGGAGCCATTGCCAACGGCATGGCGCTTCATGGAGGTCTCATCCCTTACGACGCCACCTTTTTGATCTTCACAGACTACATGCGGCCTGCCATCCGCCTATCGGCCCTCTCGCAAGTGCGGGTGCTGCACGTCATGACCCACGACTCCGTCGCCTTGGGAGAAGATGGCCCCACCCACCAGCCGGTGGAAACTTTGGCCTCCCTGCGGGCCATTCCCAATCTCTATGTGCTGCGCCCGGCAGATGCCCGCGAAACGGTGGGATCCTACCAGGTGGCCCTAGAAGCCAAGACCACCCCTTCTGTGCTGGTGTTCACCCGGCAGGCGGTCAACCCGGTGGAGGGCACCTCTGTTGAAGGCGTAGCCAAAGGGGCCTATGTGGTGGTGGATGCCCCCAACCCAGAGCTGATCTTGATCGCCACCGGCTCTGAACTGGAGCTGGCAGTGAAAGCTGCAGCCCAACTGAAGCAGGAAGGCCGGGCCGTGCGGGTGGTCTCTATGCCCTGTATGGAGCTGTTTGAGGCCCAGCCCCAGAGCTACCGCGATTCCGTTCTGCCCCCCAACGTCACCAAGCGCGTCTCCGTCGAGGCAGGCTGCACCTTCGGCTGGCACAAGTACCTGGGGTTTGAGGGGGTGGCCATTGGCATCGATCGCTTTGGCGCCTCTGCCCCCGGCCCGGTGTGCATGGAGAAGTTCGGCTTCACGGTGGAAAACGTGGTCAACACTGCCCGCCGGCTGCTGGGCTGA
- a CDS encoding dihydrolipoamide acetyltransferase family protein — protein MIHELSMPALSSTMETGKIVTWLKNPGDRVEKGENILVVESDKADMDVESFHSGILASILVPAGESAPVGAPIALIAESEAEVAQAQEKAKALAAGVTPAAPPSADRASAAQPTSPAPAATPTSTLPNGSDGAGSQRIVASPRAKKLAESLGIDLRTVRGSGPNGRIIAEDVERAAALSAPAVAAPSAPAPAPPTPVAVPLGETVPLSTLQAAVVRNMNASLGVPVFHVGYTITTDSLDHLYQQVKPKGVTLTALLVKAVAMTLEKHPLLNASYTEGGIHYKSDINIAVAVAMEDGGLITPVLKQANRLDLYEISRRWKDLVERARRKQLQPEEYNSGTFTLSNLGMFGVDRFDAILPPNQGSILAIGASRPTVVATPEKAIAIRSQMQVNLTCDHRVIYGAHAAAFLQDLAQLIEHKVGSLTL, from the coding sequence ATGATCCACGAACTCTCCATGCCGGCCCTCAGCTCCACCATGGAAACGGGCAAGATCGTCACCTGGCTGAAAAACCCCGGCGACCGCGTGGAGAAAGGAGAAAACATCCTGGTGGTGGAGTCCGACAAAGCGGACATGGACGTGGAGTCCTTCCACAGCGGCATCCTGGCCAGTATCCTGGTGCCGGCAGGGGAATCAGCCCCGGTGGGCGCCCCCATTGCCCTGATTGCCGAAAGCGAAGCGGAAGTGGCCCAAGCTCAGGAAAAAGCCAAAGCCCTCGCTGCTGGCGTTACCCCTGCGGCTCCACCTAGCGCAGACCGCGCCTCTGCAGCTCAGCCGACAAGTCCTGCCCCTGCGGCAACCCCCACCTCTACACTGCCAAATGGATCGGATGGCGCCGGATCCCAGCGGATCGTGGCTTCCCCGCGGGCGAAAAAATTGGCGGAAAGCCTGGGGATCGATCTGCGCACCGTGCGCGGCTCCGGCCCCAACGGTCGCATCATAGCCGAAGACGTGGAGCGAGCTGCGGCCCTTTCCGCTCCTGCAGTGGCTGCCCCCTCTGCTCCAGCCCCCGCGCCTCCAACTCCTGTAGCTGTCCCCTTGGGAGAAACGGTTCCCCTCAGCACTTTACAAGCGGCGGTGGTGCGCAACATGAACGCCAGCCTTGGCGTGCCGGTGTTCCACGTGGGCTACACCATCACCACCGATAGCCTGGATCACCTCTACCAACAGGTAAAGCCTAAGGGGGTGACCCTGACGGCCCTCTTGGTCAAAGCCGTGGCCATGACCCTGGAGAAGCATCCCCTTTTGAATGCCAGCTACACAGAAGGCGGGATCCATTACAAATCGGATATCAACATCGCCGTGGCCGTGGCCATGGAGGATGGCGGGCTGATCACCCCTGTCCTAAAGCAAGCCAACCGGCTCGATCTGTACGAGATCTCCCGCCGCTGGAAGGATCTGGTGGAGCGGGCGCGGCGCAAGCAACTGCAGCCGGAAGAGTACAATAGCGGCACCTTCACCCTCTCCAACCTGGGCATGTTCGGGGTGGATCGCTTCGATGCCATTTTGCCCCCCAACCAGGGATCCATTTTGGCCATCGGCGCTTCTCGCCCCACGGTGGTGGCGACGCCGGAAAAAGCCATTGCCATCCGTTCCCAAATGCAGGTGAACCTCACCTGTGATCACCGTGTCATCTACGGCGCCCATGCAGCGGCTTTCCTGCAGGATCTGGCGCAGCTCATAGAGCACAAGGTGGGATCCCTGACGTTGTAG
- a CDS encoding RluA family pseudouridine synthase, producing MEGHKEAAADIRQIRVTEKQQGLRLDRGLAEQLPELSRSRLQQLIRQGQVWLNGQPCRDKDRPLQAGDEVEVRIPPATPTALQPEPIPLDILYEDDDLLVINKPRGLVVHPAPGHASGTLVHALLAHCPRLSGINGEQRPGIVHRLDKDTTGALVIAKHDQAHQHLQAQIQAKTARRLYLGVVFGRPAQSQGTVSAPIGRHPVDRQKMAVLTPGQGRVAVTHWQVLERLGNYTLMQFELETGRTHQIRVHAAHLRLPIVGDPLYTQSKTSPVKLGGQALHAWKLSFVQPRTGQPLQFTAPLPEEFERLLRQLRSQAG from the coding sequence ATGGAGGGCCACAAGGAGGCTGCAGCAGACATTCGCCAGATCAGGGTGACGGAAAAACAGCAGGGCTTGCGGCTGGATCGAGGATTGGCAGAGCAACTGCCGGAGCTGTCGCGGTCGCGCCTGCAGCAGCTTATCCGCCAGGGCCAGGTTTGGCTCAATGGGCAGCCCTGCCGGGATAAGGATCGCCCCCTGCAAGCTGGGGATGAAGTCGAGGTGCGGATCCCGCCAGCCACCCCGACTGCCCTGCAGCCGGAGCCGATCCCCTTGGACATTCTTTACGAAGATGACGATTTGCTTGTGATCAACAAGCCCCGCGGTTTGGTGGTGCACCCCGCCCCCGGCCACGCCAGCGGCACACTGGTTCACGCGCTGCTGGCCCATTGTCCCCGCCTGTCGGGCATCAACGGCGAACAGCGTCCGGGCATTGTGCATCGCCTCGACAAAGACACCACCGGCGCGCTGGTGATCGCCAAACACGATCAAGCCCACCAGCATCTGCAAGCCCAAATTCAAGCCAAAACTGCCCGGCGCCTCTATTTGGGGGTGGTGTTCGGTCGTCCGGCTCAAAGTCAGGGCACCGTCTCTGCCCCCATTGGGAGGCACCCGGTGGATCGGCAAAAGATGGCCGTCCTGACCCCTGGCCAAGGGCGAGTGGCGGTAACCCACTGGCAAGTGTTGGAGCGGCTGGGCAACTACACCCTGATGCAGTTTGAGCTGGAGACGGGGCGCACCCATCAAATTCGGGTTCATGCTGCCCATTTGCGCCTGCCGATTGTCGGGGATCCCCTCTACACCCAGAGCAAAACCAGCCCTGTTAAGCTGGGCGGCCAAGCTCTCCATGCCTGGAAGCTCTCCTTTGTTCAGCCGCGCACAGGCCAGCCGCTGCAGTTTACCGCTCCCCTGCCGGAGGAGTTTGAGCGGCTCTTGCGGCAGTTGCGCAGCCAGGCGGGCTAG
- a CDS encoding DUF2973 domain-containing protein has translation MLQILYLIAFVAIAFLALRNLVANVITLGVEERKASPRRARKRIPHPELLDEDGNLTEEPLLVIRSASLEEARSRLEDLYSGSPDED, from the coding sequence ATGCTGCAGATTCTCTACCTCATCGCTTTTGTGGCCATTGCCTTTTTGGCCCTGCGCAACTTGGTTGCCAATGTCATCACGTTGGGCGTGGAAGAGCGCAAGGCCTCTCCTCGTCGTGCCCGCAAGCGGATCCCTCACCCAGAGCTGCTGGATGAAGATGGCAACCTCACCGAGGAGCCTCTACTGGTGATTCGCTCGGCCAGCTTGGAAGAAGCTCGCAGCCGTTTGGAAGATCTCTATTCCGGCTCGCCGGACGAAGATTAG
- the ppsA gene encoding phosphoenolpyruvate synthase, with translation MSDGATRGSQLQQPSQPQLGSEPPLVLPLTEVGLRDVAQVGGKNASLGEMLQQLTSKGIQVPTGFATTAHAYRQFIASAGLEEKLQEIFKDLDIENVQNLRERGKAARTLILQTPFPPQLEQAIAEAYQKLCERYGPDTDVAVRSSATAEDLPDASFAGQQETYLNVRGVRAVLNACHHCFASLFTDRAISYRQIKGFDHFQVALSVGVQKMVRSDLACSGVMFSIDPETGFKDAVLITAAYGLGENVVQGIVNPDEYVVFKPTLKQGLRPILSRKLGSKALKLVYDEGGSRSTKNVAVPESLRKQYALRDEEILKLAQWACLIEEHYSAQRGRFTPMDIEWAKDGITGELFIVQARPETVQSQKGANQLTTYRFTQPGAQPEPLVRGRAVGEAIGQGTARVILDVRRSDQFQAGEVLVTEKTDPDWEPIMKKASAIVTNQGGRTCHAAIIARELGIPAIVGCGNATQVLRSGDPITVSCAEGEEGRVYPGLLPYEVTEIPLEELPRPRTQLMMNVGNPEKAFGLSGIPCDGVGLARLEFIIANHIQVHPLALLNYEQAVKEEPRLAELTAQYADKPEYFVDKLAQGVATIAAAFYPKPVIVRLSDFKSNEYAHLLGGSRYEPHEENPMIGWRGASRYTDPRYREGFALECRAMKRVRDEMGLTNVILMIPFCRTPEEGHKVLEEMARHGLVRGENGLQVYVMCELPSNVILADEFCQIFDGFSIGSNDLTQLTLGLDRDSALVAHLFDERHEAVRRMIAQVIQTVKSHGRKIGICGQAPSDYPDFARFLVQAGIDSISLNPDSLLKTLLVVAEAEAAGAR, from the coding sequence ATGTCGGATGGAGCAACCAGGGGATCCCAGCTTCAGCAACCCTCTCAACCCCAGCTTGGCTCAGAGCCGCCTTTGGTCTTGCCCCTGACGGAGGTGGGGCTGCGGGACGTTGCCCAGGTGGGCGGGAAAAACGCCTCCTTGGGAGAAATGCTGCAGCAGCTCACCTCAAAGGGGATCCAGGTGCCGACAGGATTTGCCACCACCGCCCATGCGTATCGCCAGTTCATCGCCTCTGCGGGCCTAGAGGAGAAGTTGCAGGAGATTTTCAAAGACTTAGACATTGAGAATGTCCAAAATTTGCGCGAGCGGGGCAAGGCTGCCCGCACCTTGATCTTGCAAACTCCCTTCCCCCCTCAGCTAGAGCAGGCCATCGCCGAAGCCTACCAAAAGCTGTGCGAGCGCTACGGCCCCGACACCGATGTGGCGGTGCGCTCCAGTGCCACGGCAGAAGACTTGCCGGATGCCAGCTTTGCCGGCCAGCAGGAGACCTACCTGAACGTGCGTGGAGTGCGGGCGGTGCTCAACGCCTGCCACCACTGTTTTGCCAGCCTGTTTACCGACCGGGCCATTTCCTACCGCCAAATCAAGGGCTTTGACCATTTTCAAGTAGCCCTCTCGGTGGGGGTGCAGAAGATGGTGCGCTCGGATCTGGCTTGCTCGGGGGTGATGTTCTCCATCGACCCAGAAACCGGCTTTAAAGATGCGGTGCTGATCACCGCCGCCTACGGCCTGGGGGAAAACGTGGTGCAAGGGATCGTCAACCCCGATGAGTACGTGGTCTTCAAACCCACCCTCAAGCAGGGACTGCGCCCCATCCTCTCCCGCAAGCTGGGCAGCAAGGCCCTGAAGCTGGTCTACGACGAGGGGGGATCCCGTTCCACCAAAAACGTGGCTGTCCCCGAAAGCCTGCGCAAGCAATATGCCCTCAGGGATGAGGAAATCCTCAAATTGGCCCAGTGGGCCTGCTTGATCGAGGAGCACTACTCGGCACAGCGGGGCCGCTTCACCCCCATGGACATCGAGTGGGCCAAAGATGGGATCACCGGCGAGCTGTTTATCGTCCAGGCCCGCCCCGAAACAGTGCAGTCGCAAAAAGGGGCCAACCAGCTGACCACCTATCGCTTCACCCAGCCTGGGGCGCAGCCCGAGCCTCTGGTGCGGGGACGGGCCGTAGGCGAGGCCATTGGCCAGGGCACAGCCCGCGTCATTTTGGATGTGCGCCGCTCGGATCAGTTTCAGGCCGGCGAGGTGCTGGTGACCGAGAAGACGGATCCCGACTGGGAGCCCATCATGAAGAAAGCCAGCGCCATCGTCACCAACCAGGGGGGCAGAACTTGCCATGCGGCCATCATCGCCCGCGAGCTGGGGATCCCGGCCATTGTTGGCTGCGGCAACGCCACGCAGGTGCTCCGTTCCGGCGATCCCATCACCGTCTCCTGCGCTGAAGGGGAAGAAGGGCGGGTCTACCCGGGCCTGTTGCCCTATGAGGTGACGGAGATCCCGCTGGAGGAGCTGCCCCGTCCCCGCACCCAGCTGATGATGAATGTGGGCAACCCAGAAAAAGCCTTCGGCCTCAGCGGGATCCCTTGCGATGGCGTGGGGCTGGCGCGGCTAGAGTTCATCATTGCCAACCACATTCAGGTCCACCCGCTGGCTTTGCTCAACTATGAGCAGGCGGTGAAAGAGGAGCCGCGCCTGGCAGAGCTCACCGCCCAGTATGCCGACAAGCCGGAGTACTTTGTGGACAAGCTGGCCCAGGGGGTGGCCACCATTGCTGCCGCCTTTTACCCCAAGCCGGTGATCGTGCGGCTGTCGGATTTCAAGAGCAACGAGTATGCCCACCTGTTGGGGGGATCCCGCTACGAACCCCACGAGGAAAACCCCATGATTGGCTGGCGGGGGGCCTCCCGCTACACGGATCCCCGCTACCGTGAGGGCTTTGCCTTGGAGTGTCGGGCCATGAAACGGGTGCGGGATGAGATGGGCCTGACCAACGTCATCTTGATGATCCCCTTCTGCCGCACGCCGGAAGAGGGGCACAAGGTGCTGGAGGAGATGGCCCGCCATGGCCTGGTGCGGGGAGAAAACGGCCTGCAGGTGTACGTGATGTGCGAATTGCCCAGCAATGTTATCCTGGCCGACGAGTTCTGCCAGATCTTCGACGGCTTCTCCATCGGCTCCAACGACCTCACCCAGCTCACTCTGGGCCTGGATCGCGACTCAGCCCTGGTGGCCCACCTTTTTGACGAGCGCCACGAGGCCGTCAGGCGGATGATCGCCCAGGTAATCCAGACGGTGAAAAGCCATGGCCGCAAGATCGGCATCTGCGGGCAGGCCCCCAGCGACTACCCCGACTTCGCCCGCTTCCTGGTGCAAGCAGGGATCGATTCCATCAGCCTCAACCCCGATTCCCTGTTGAAAACCCTGCTGGTGGTGGCCGAAGCAGAAGCGGCTGGCGCCCGGTGA
- a CDS encoding transaldolase, translated as MSKSLLEQLRQMTVVVADTGDINAIESFKPQDATTNPSLITAAAQMPQYQGIVDETLLKARQELGSKADIKTVVAHAIDQLAVAFGVRILSIIPGRVSTEVDARLSYDTEATVAKARHLIELYKAAGADPKRVLIKIASTWEGIRAAEILEKEGIHCNLTLLFGLHQAIACAEAGVKLISPFVGRILDWYKKHTGRESYPPAEDPGVQSVTQIYNYFRKYDFPTEVMGASFRNIGEIIELAGCDLLTISPALLAELQNTEGYLERKLDPEKAKKMDIPRLVMDRATFDQMHRENRMASEKLEEGIQGFSKALEVLEKLLTERLQKLEGAKETITHAAQDVFRLYDLDGDGFITREEWMGADRVFDALDTNQDGKITPEEMLVGLGAAVYLKN; from the coding sequence ATGAGCAAGAGCTTGCTGGAGCAATTGCGACAGATGACTGTCGTGGTCGCCGATACGGGGGATATCAACGCCATCGAGAGCTTTAAGCCGCAGGATGCCACCACCAATCCCTCTTTGATCACAGCGGCTGCCCAAATGCCCCAGTACCAGGGCATTGTCGATGAAACCTTGCTCAAGGCCCGCCAAGAACTGGGATCCAAAGCCGACATCAAAACCGTGGTGGCCCACGCCATCGATCAACTGGCCGTGGCCTTTGGCGTGCGCATTTTGTCCATCATTCCTGGCCGGGTCTCGACGGAGGTGGATGCCCGCCTCTCTTACGACACAGAAGCCACAGTTGCCAAAGCCCGCCATTTGATCGAGCTCTACAAGGCGGCAGGAGCGGATCCCAAGCGGGTGCTGATTAAAATTGCCTCGACTTGGGAAGGGATCCGAGCTGCCGAGATCCTGGAAAAAGAAGGGATCCATTGCAACCTCACCCTGTTGTTTGGCTTGCACCAGGCCATCGCCTGCGCCGAAGCGGGGGTGAAGCTGATCTCGCCCTTTGTGGGCCGCATCTTGGATTGGTACAAGAAACACACGGGCCGGGAGAGCTACCCTCCTGCCGAAGATCCGGGGGTGCAGTCGGTGACCCAGATTTACAACTACTTCCGCAAATACGATTTTCCGACGGAAGTGATGGGGGCCAGCTTCCGCAACATCGGGGAGATCATCGAGTTGGCCGGCTGTGATCTCCTGACCATCTCGCCCGCCTTGCTGGCGGAGCTGCAAAACACCGAGGGTTACCTGGAGCGCAAACTGGATCCGGAAAAAGCCAAGAAAATGGACATCCCGCGCCTGGTGATGGATCGAGCTACCTTCGACCAGATGCACCGGGAAAACCGCATGGCCTCAGAAAAGCTGGAAGAAGGGATCCAGGGCTTCTCCAAAGCGCTGGAGGTGCTGGAAAAACTGCTCACCGAGCGGCTGCAGAAGCTGGAGGGTGCCAAGGAAACCATTACCCACGCCGCCCAGGATGTCTTCCGCCTCTACGACCTGGATGGGGATGGCTTCATCACCCGCGAGGAGTGGATGGGGGCAGATCGCGTTTTCGATGCCCTGGATACCAACCAAGATGGCAAAATTACCCCTGAGGAAATGTTGGTCGGCCTAGGGGCGGCGGTCTATCTGAAGAATTAG
- a CDS encoding DUF2605 domain-containing protein, which yields MSKSELLREILGPLLEDYRYWFERSRRFLQEETLELISPEEQQSLLEEVLAAQAELQVAKALYQASDQEVGIDPGLMAKWHRLLMKCAELGRQFRQIHPSPDL from the coding sequence ATGAGCAAATCTGAGCTGTTGCGAGAGATTCTGGGGCCACTGTTGGAGGACTACCGCTACTGGTTTGAGCGTTCTCGCCGCTTTTTGCAGGAAGAGACCCTGGAATTGATCAGCCCAGAAGAGCAGCAGTCCTTGCTGGAAGAGGTTTTGGCTGCCCAGGCGGAGCTACAGGTAGCCAAAGCGCTTTATCAGGCCTCTGATCAAGAGGTTGGCATCGACCCTGGGCTGATGGCAAAATGGCATCGCCTGCTGATGAAATGTGCCGAATTGGGCCGTCAATTTCGCCAGATTCACCCCTCCCCCGACCTGTAA